The Shewanella zhangzhouensis genome has a window encoding:
- the lgt gene encoding prolipoprotein diacylglyceryl transferase: MTWNIDPILFNFGGISLHWYGLLFACGIWGGAALLKRMLKESGQNVALVDELFFPVFIGIIVGARLMHCLAYEPDFYLAHPMEILYIWKGGLASHGGGLGAILGVLWVARRNKLSLMYLLDYLALPTLVFAVCVRLANLMNSEIYGKVTDGPWGVIFARVDMLPRHPAQLYEAMGYLLLAVLLWQMRRALLALEGRLFGAFLIGVFVIRMLVEVVKPEQASYIPSLPLTVGQLLSVPFILVGIWLWLRARTGKRS; encoded by the coding sequence ATGACCTGGAATATCGACCCCATACTGTTTAACTTTGGCGGCATCAGCCTGCACTGGTACGGGCTTTTGTTTGCCTGTGGTATTTGGGGCGGGGCAGCCCTGCTCAAGCGGATGCTCAAAGAATCCGGGCAAAATGTAGCGCTGGTGGACGAGCTCTTTTTCCCCGTGTTTATCGGCATTATCGTGGGCGCACGTTTGATGCATTGTCTCGCCTATGAGCCCGACTTTTATCTCGCCCATCCCATGGAAATCCTCTACATCTGGAAGGGCGGCCTCGCCAGCCACGGCGGTGGCCTCGGCGCCATCCTGGGTGTGCTCTGGGTTGCCAGGCGCAACAAGCTTAGTTTGATGTATTTGTTGGATTATCTGGCACTTCCCACCCTGGTGTTTGCCGTGTGTGTGCGCCTGGCCAACCTGATGAATTCAGAAATTTACGGCAAGGTGACCGACGGCCCCTGGGGCGTGATTTTTGCCCGGGTAGACATGCTGCCAAGGCATCCGGCACAGCTGTACGAGGCCATGGGTTACCTGCTGCTGGCCGTGCTGCTGTGGCAAATGCGTCGCGCCTTGTTGGCGCTGGAAGGGCGTCTCTTTGGCGCCTTCCTCATAGGCGTGTTTGTTATCCGCATGCTGGTGGAGGTGGTTAAGCCCGAGCAGGCAAGCTACATCCCCTCACTGCCGCTCACTGTGGGTCAGCTGCTCAGTGTGCCCTTTATTCTGGTGGGCATATGGCTGTGGCTGCGTGCCCGCACCGGAAAGCGAAGCTGA
- a CDS encoding MFS transporter: MSLPIPAEEASPASGRRTERCRWLRDTLKRSQQEAVASSAMTATSDNFFNAFAIFMGATLGQMAWVSGLPQLFGALSQLLSVWLASHFARKGFIAFCAALQALVVLSMGALAAFRPEHGVWIFIALAALYHGFINLIQPHWRAWMGAVVPPRRRGAFFAARTRLTMGASLTVFFLGGGILSLCDSAGMAWLGFSLLFSIAAIGRWVSAWLLWQMHDPEPRTVRTPGVFVRTLKNFREAWKDATFRQYSLFVAGMQAMVAISAPFFAVYMLEGLHFSYLEFVLASVASVITQFVTLRFWGRFSDLYGNRLVMLITSSLIPSLPLLWLFSDNYGYILSIQAFSGFAWSGFTLSTANYLYDIRPFRSDFATYAAVQSALSAALVFVGSMVGGFIASHAADFLSFTGWELASPIFVVFLVSTFLRTLVTLWFIPRAVEPKVRPRPDLLRLVFRIRGFNAISGVALDFLTVVRKRRDDDGS; encoded by the coding sequence ATGTCTTTGCCTATCCCTGCTGAAGAAGCTTCACCGGCCAGCGGACGCCGCACCGAGCGTTGTCGCTGGCTCAGAGACACCTTAAAGCGCTCACAGCAGGAGGCGGTTGCCTCGTCGGCCATGACGGCCACCTCAGATAACTTCTTCAATGCCTTTGCCATCTTTATGGGGGCGACCCTTGGGCAAATGGCCTGGGTCAGTGGCTTGCCGCAGCTCTTCGGCGCCTTGTCTCAGCTGTTGTCTGTGTGGCTGGCCAGCCACTTTGCCCGTAAGGGATTCATCGCTTTTTGTGCGGCCCTGCAGGCGTTGGTGGTGCTGTCCATGGGGGCTCTGGCGGCGTTTCGGCCCGAGCATGGGGTGTGGATTTTTATCGCCCTGGCGGCGCTCTATCATGGGTTTATCAATCTTATTCAGCCCCATTGGCGGGCCTGGATGGGGGCCGTGGTGCCACCAAGGCGCAGGGGCGCATTCTTTGCCGCCCGTACCCGGCTGACCATGGGAGCATCGCTCACGGTGTTTTTCCTGGGGGGAGGCATCCTGAGCCTCTGTGACAGTGCCGGTATGGCCTGGCTTGGCTTCAGCCTGCTGTTTTCCATTGCGGCCATAGGGCGCTGGGTGTCGGCCTGGCTGCTGTGGCAGATGCACGACCCCGAACCCAGAACGGTACGTACCCCGGGGGTGTTTGTTCGCACCCTGAAGAATTTTCGCGAGGCCTGGAAAGACGCGACCTTTCGCCAGTACAGCCTGTTCGTGGCCGGTATGCAGGCCATGGTGGCCATCTCGGCGCCCTTCTTTGCGGTGTACATGTTGGAAGGGCTGCACTTCAGCTACCTGGAGTTTGTGCTTGCCAGCGTGGCCTCCGTTATAACCCAGTTTGTTACCTTAAGATTTTGGGGGCGTTTCAGCGATCTCTATGGCAATCGCCTGGTGATGTTGATTACCTCAAGCCTTATCCCCAGCCTGCCGCTGTTGTGGCTGTTCTCCGATAACTACGGGTACATCCTGTCGATTCAGGCTTTTTCCGGTTTTGCCTGGAGCGGCTTTACCCTGAGCACGGCCAACTATCTCTATGATATCCGCCCGTTTCGCTCCGACTTTGCCACCTACGCCGCGGTGCAATCGGCGCTGAGCGCGGCGCTGGTGTTTGTGGGCTCCATGGTGGGCGGCTTTATTGCCAGCCATGCAGCGGATTTCCTGAGTTTCACAGGCTGGGAGCTCGCCAGCCCTATCTTCGTGGTGTTTTTGGTGTCTACTTTCTTGCGTACCCTGGTCACGCTCTGGTTTATTCCGCGTGCGGTAGAACCCAAGGTCAGGCCAAGGCCGGATCTGCTCCGGCTGGTGTTTCGCATCCGTGGCTTTAACGCCATCAGCGGCGTGGCGCTGGATTTTCTGACCGTGGTGCGAAAACGCCGCGATGATGATGGCAGCTGA
- a CDS encoding sulfotransferase family protein, whose translation MNQSINKIFIIGLPRTGTTSVCVALLEAMPKAGQAQLKVAHMAFTKASFEAADAIADAPVFSDYKKLDKLYPNSKFVYLERTIDSWIPSMQRLLERMLPKLDPRAKGGFHPQLRRSFNEVFELAKAQAGQVDILSAPHLEQCFTRHRQQVEAYFTGRDDLLWLNPGDAGALAALHRFLGLADVAEDAPFPHLNQAGRVAGFDEFKHPNKIAAELSGPERRAFFDYGKQG comes from the coding sequence ATGAACCAGTCCATCAACAAGATTTTTATTATCGGCTTGCCCCGCACCGGCACCACCAGTGTGTGTGTGGCTTTGTTGGAAGCCATGCCAAAGGCCGGGCAGGCACAGCTCAAGGTAGCGCACATGGCCTTTACCAAGGCCAGCTTTGAGGCCGCCGATGCCATCGCCGATGCCCCCGTGTTCAGTGACTACAAAAAGCTGGACAAACTCTATCCCAACAGCAAGTTTGTTTACCTTGAACGCACAATCGACAGCTGGATTCCCTCGATGCAAAGGCTGCTGGAGCGGATGTTGCCAAAGCTCGACCCAAGGGCCAAAGGCGGTTTTCATCCGCAGCTCAGACGCAGTTTTAATGAGGTATTTGAGCTCGCTAAAGCGCAGGCAGGCCAAGTGGATATACTCTCTGCCCCGCACCTTGAGCAGTGTTTTACAAGGCACAGGCAGCAGGTGGAGGCCTATTTTACCGGACGTGACGATTTGCTGTGGTTAAACCCCGGTGATGCAGGCGCACTCGCGGCGCTGCACCGGTTTTTAGGCCTTGCCGACGTCGCAGAAGACGCCCCCTTTCCACACCTGAATCAGGCTGGCCGGGTGGCCGGTTTTGATGAGTTCAAACACCCAAACAAGATAGCTGCAGAATTGTCGGGCCCTGAGCGGCGCGCCTTTTTCGACTATGGGAAACAGGGATAA
- a CDS encoding LysR family transcriptional regulator produces the protein MLNPLWLRTFVTLVDTGHFTQTANKLFMTQPGVSQHLNKLEQACGHQLLLRSRSGIELTEAGSRLYQYALSQARAEAALLGSLDEDNPYSGICRLACSGALAQLLYPKLLALQAEHPGLKVHMEAAPNARIINEVQQGDKDLGIITAPPPRGLFNEAEIGTQALCLVLPASAGTITSADTGTDEAALPSIDELKALGLISHPDAAHYLSLFFAHSKHEGYQDAYAEDFPVSSYINQLGQILLPVSLGLGFTVLPLSVAEQFSERAKLRVCVGNERVFEPLYLIHKRQRQLPARFDTIRTLIGSVLTGNADHSVPQQHTDSHS, from the coding sequence ATGCTTAACCCACTGTGGCTCAGGACCTTTGTCACCCTGGTGGACACAGGCCACTTTACCCAAACGGCCAACAAACTCTTTATGACCCAGCCCGGGGTAAGCCAGCACCTGAATAAACTGGAGCAGGCCTGCGGCCACCAGCTGCTGCTTCGCAGTCGCAGCGGTATAGAGCTGACCGAGGCAGGTTCGCGGCTGTATCAGTATGCGCTGTCCCAGGCCAGGGCGGAGGCGGCGCTGCTTGGCAGTTTGGATGAAGACAATCCCTACAGCGGCATCTGCCGCCTGGCCTGCTCCGGCGCGCTGGCGCAGCTGCTCTACCCCAAGCTGCTGGCGCTGCAGGCCGAGCATCCGGGGCTTAAGGTACATATGGAGGCCGCGCCCAATGCCCGCATCATCAACGAGGTGCAGCAGGGGGACAAAGACCTTGGTATTATCACGGCGCCGCCGCCGAGGGGGCTGTTTAATGAAGCAGAGATTGGCACTCAGGCGCTGTGTTTGGTATTACCGGCAAGCGCCGGCACCATAACGAGTGCGGATACCGGTACAGATGAAGCCGCCCTGCCCTCAATAGACGAGCTCAAAGCCCTTGGGCTGATAAGCCACCCGGATGCCGCCCATTACCTGTCGCTGTTTTTTGCCCACAGCAAACATGAAGGCTACCAAGATGCCTATGCCGAAGACTTTCCGGTGAGCAGCTATATCAATCAGTTGGGGCAAATCCTGCTGCCTGTGTCCCTGGGGCTTGGCTTTACTGTGCTGCCACTGTCGGTGGCAGAACAATTCAGTGAAAGGGCCAAACTCAGGGTCTGTGTTGGCAATGAGCGGGTGTTCGAGCCCCTGTATCTTATTCACAAGCGCCAGCGGCAACTGCCCGCCCGATTTGATACCATCAGGACCCTTATTGGATCTGTGCTGACCGGGAACGCCGACCACTCCGTGCCGCAGCAGCACACCGACAGCCACTCATAA
- a CDS encoding lactoylglutathione lyase family protein, with translation MNTYPRSFSHIGISVPDLEAAVKFYTEVLGWYLIMPPTEIVEDDSAIGEMCTDVFGAGWERFRIAHLSTGDRIGVELFEFKNQENPEDNFEYWKTGIFHFCVQDPDVEGLAEKIVAAGGKKRMKAPRYYYPGEKPYRMIYMEDPFGNILEIYSHSYELHYSSGAYAG, from the coding sequence ATGAACACATATCCACGCAGCTTTTCCCACATAGGTATTTCTGTGCCCGACCTTGAGGCCGCGGTGAAGTTTTACACCGAGGTACTCGGCTGGTACCTCATCATGCCCCCCACCGAGATTGTGGAAGACGACTCGGCCATCGGCGAAATGTGTACCGATGTTTTCGGTGCTGGCTGGGAGCGCTTTCGCATCGCCCACCTGTCCACCGGCGATCGCATCGGCGTTGAGCTGTTCGAGTTCAAAAACCAAGAGAACCCGGAAGACAACTTCGAATACTGGAAAACCGGTATCTTCCACTTCTGTGTGCAAGACCCGGATGTTGAAGGCCTGGCCGAGAAAATCGTCGCCGCCGGTGGGAAAAAGCGCATGAAAGCCCCACGCTACTATTACCCGGGTGAAAAGCCTTACCGCATGATTTATATGGAAGATCCCTTCGGGAATATCCTTGAGATCTACAGCCACAGTTATGAGCTGCACTATTCGAGTGGTGCTTATGCAGGCTAA
- a CDS encoding restriction endonuclease translates to MEISIGDVLRYKKPACDQNMYEDGHLNFHFLTHESKAAAKLQLEKGINASAAISTLEAGKVRPVILVSSSPNKKGSAETPWEDYFDVDNGHIRYFGDNKEPGKDPATAPGNKALLEAFRLAHSHDPKLRLTTPPIVFFQRARVNGNPKGFPKFMGFGVINSVELVTQWDNDKQRSFTNYAFDFTVLSLAHEHEIFDFSWVNQRRHAGFSLHDTNAIAPQSWQAWMKLGSNALNNLRRRVSKLKVVKTDEQRPLPGTSQHHTLQAVYDFYANKKHNFEALAELITERVIGQELGIYRKGWVTQGTGDGGADFVGKVVLGSGFSKVELIVLGQAKCEKLDSPTGGNHIARTVARLKRGWLGAYVTTSYFSESVQREVLEDDYPIVLIHGKRIAEELEQMLHQSTTASTLLELLYEIDAEYPARIRTRRPEEVLD, encoded by the coding sequence ATGGAAATTTCGATAGGTGATGTGCTGAGGTATAAAAAGCCAGCCTGTGATCAGAACATGTATGAAGACGGTCACCTCAATTTTCATTTCTTAACCCACGAATCCAAAGCCGCGGCAAAGCTACAACTTGAAAAAGGCATCAATGCGTCGGCGGCTATCAGTACGCTAGAGGCAGGCAAAGTCCGGCCAGTTATTTTGGTATCCAGTAGTCCCAATAAAAAAGGCAGTGCCGAAACGCCTTGGGAAGATTACTTCGATGTCGATAACGGCCATATTCGCTACTTTGGCGACAACAAAGAGCCCGGAAAAGACCCCGCGACCGCACCCGGTAACAAAGCCTTGCTTGAGGCGTTTCGTTTGGCTCACTCTCATGATCCCAAACTGCGGTTAACAACCCCGCCAATTGTGTTTTTTCAGCGTGCCAGAGTGAATGGCAATCCCAAGGGCTTTCCCAAGTTTATGGGTTTTGGCGTCATCAACAGTGTGGAGTTGGTCACTCAGTGGGATAACGATAAGCAGCGTTCATTCACCAACTATGCATTTGATTTCACGGTGCTGTCATTGGCGCATGAACATGAAATATTTGATTTTTCTTGGGTAAATCAGCGTCGCCATGCAGGCTTTTCGCTGCACGACACAAATGCGATAGCTCCCCAAAGCTGGCAAGCTTGGATGAAGCTTGGCAGCAATGCACTGAATAACCTGCGTAGGCGAGTCTCCAAGCTAAAGGTGGTAAAAACCGACGAGCAGCGACCATTGCCGGGAACAAGCCAACACCATACCTTGCAAGCAGTTTATGACTTTTACGCCAATAAAAAGCACAACTTTGAAGCGCTGGCGGAGTTAATTACAGAGCGGGTTATTGGCCAAGAATTAGGGATTTACCGCAAAGGCTGGGTCACGCAAGGCACTGGCGATGGTGGTGCCGATTTTGTTGGCAAGGTCGTTTTAGGTAGCGGCTTTTCAAAGGTTGAACTAATCGTGTTAGGCCAAGCCAAGTGTGAAAAGCTCGATTCCCCCACTGGCGGTAACCACATTGCGAGAACTGTCGCCAGATTGAAGCGTGGCTGGCTTGGCGCATACGTCACGACCAGTTACTTTTCCGAGAGTGTCCAGCGCGAAGTGCTTGAGGATGACTACCCCATCGTATTGATCCATGGCAAGCGTATTGCCGAAGAACTCGAACAGATGCTGCATCAAAGCACCACCGCGAGCACTCTTCTGGAGCTTCTATACGAAATCGACGCCGAATATCCGGCCCGCATTCGTACGCGCAGACCGGAAGAAGTGCTTGATTGA
- a CDS encoding DNA cytosine methyltransferase yields MSVKVIDLFCGAGGLSAGFLYENELNFEGILAIDNNQHAVDTYNANFPGNHCIAVNIEEWLSEQTSIPAADIVIGGPPCQGFSLLNKKREGDARRALWEPYMDIVVRSGAKMFIMENVPGLLKSEEFQDIKKRARSEGFLLQYDVLNTADYGVPQTRKRAIVIGYNSKFFDVSALPEFPPKPTHSSNPGSDSDLKKWKDVRSVISDLKDPEGTEIRSVASPYNLHFGRNPTPTSLLRYKAVPIGGNRFDLMKNAPEITPKCWLNKPSGGTDLFGRLWWDRPSVTIRTEFFKPEKGRYLHPEQHRPITHREAARIMTFPDAFKFEGSKIEIAKQIGNAVPVEFAKAIAKFASNALSGI; encoded by the coding sequence ATGAGCGTTAAAGTTATCGATCTATTTTGTGGCGCAGGCGGCTTAAGTGCAGGCTTTTTATACGAAAACGAGTTAAATTTTGAAGGTATCCTCGCCATCGATAACAACCAACACGCTGTTGACACGTATAACGCAAACTTCCCCGGCAACCACTGCATTGCAGTAAATATTGAAGAATGGCTGTCCGAGCAAACGAGCATTCCTGCAGCCGATATAGTGATTGGTGGACCACCTTGTCAGGGTTTTAGCCTTCTTAATAAAAAACGTGAGGGTGATGCACGGCGCGCATTGTGGGAACCCTATATGGATATCGTGGTTCGCTCGGGTGCCAAGATGTTTATCATGGAAAATGTTCCAGGGCTTCTAAAAAGTGAGGAATTCCAAGATATTAAAAAAAGAGCACGTTCTGAAGGCTTCCTACTTCAGTATGATGTACTCAACACAGCTGATTACGGTGTACCTCAAACACGCAAGAGAGCTATCGTAATCGGCTATAACTCAAAGTTCTTCGACGTGTCGGCGCTGCCAGAATTTCCACCCAAACCAACTCATTCGTCGAATCCAGGCTCAGATTCTGATCTAAAAAAATGGAAAGACGTACGTTCGGTTATTTCCGATCTGAAAGATCCAGAAGGCACCGAAATTCGAAGCGTAGCATCACCATACAATCTTCATTTTGGTCGAAACCCAACACCAACGAGTCTTCTACGTTACAAGGCCGTCCCTATTGGCGGGAATCGTTTTGATTTGATGAAAAATGCACCGGAAATTACACCGAAATGTTGGCTAAATAAACCTTCAGGTGGCACCGACCTATTTGGCAGGCTTTGGTGGGATAGGCCTTCTGTGACTATTCGCACTGAGTTTTTTAAGCCAGAAAAAGGGCGGTATCTGCATCCTGAACAGCATCGTCCAATTACACATCGTGAAGCGGCTCGGATCATGACGTTCCCTGACGCCTTTAAATTCGAAGGCTCTAAAATTGAAATTGCAAAGCAAATTGGTAACGCTGTACCTGTTGAATTTGCCAAAGCAATCGCAAAATTTGCTTCAAACGCACTGAGTGGCATTTAA
- a CDS encoding HNH endonuclease, which produces MLRDRAITLLTNFKSVIVEGKLREQVLALLPISETFRDLGSSLIKDDDANSARERILFYMRRYPQTLIAGSELAIVAGISEYPRRIRELRVEAGWPILSGKSLKDIIAEEGDIQGIDSNRIRPDNYFLLEDTQDRDAAYRWNTANRIRKEKIAVKDKILKFLKENVGKQVSGEELQYLASNKSEWARRVRELRTEDGWQILTKNSGASHLPVGVYVLASDEQAEAHDRRIPDPVRVKVLERDKFSCKQCGWNLSKAHPADKRSMLELHHLEHHAKGGENTEDNLITLCNVCHDGVHAQRISESELRKSLD; this is translated from the coding sequence ATGTTAAGAGATAGAGCTATTACACTCTTAACAAATTTTAAGAGTGTAATAGTCGAAGGAAAGCTACGTGAGCAAGTGTTGGCGTTATTACCTATCTCGGAGACCTTTAGAGATCTCGGTAGTTCGTTGATTAAAGACGATGATGCTAACTCGGCGAGAGAGCGTATTTTGTTCTATATGAGGCGCTATCCTCAAACACTAATCGCCGGTTCAGAACTCGCGATAGTGGCAGGAATAAGTGAATATCCTAGACGGATTAGGGAGCTCAGAGTCGAAGCGGGATGGCCAATTCTCAGCGGTAAGTCATTGAAAGACATAATTGCTGAGGAGGGGGATATTCAAGGCATAGATAGTAACAGAATTCGGCCTGACAATTATTTTCTACTTGAAGATACACAAGATCGAGACGCAGCGTATCGCTGGAATACCGCGAACAGAATTAGAAAAGAAAAAATTGCAGTTAAGGATAAGATTTTAAAATTTCTGAAGGAGAATGTCGGCAAACAGGTCTCCGGTGAAGAGCTTCAATATTTGGCATCCAACAAGTCTGAATGGGCTAGACGTGTCAGAGAATTAAGAACTGAGGACGGATGGCAGATTCTTACAAAGAATTCAGGCGCTTCACACTTACCAGTTGGGGTATATGTGCTGGCTTCGGATGAACAGGCTGAAGCTCATGATCGACGAATACCTGACCCTGTGCGAGTTAAAGTCTTAGAACGGGATAAGTTCTCATGTAAACAATGTGGCTGGAATTTGTCCAAAGCTCACCCAGCGGATAAACGCAGTATGTTGGAACTCCACCACCTGGAACATCACGCCAAAGGCGGAGAAAATACCGAAGACAATCTCATCACTCTCTGCAATGTTTGTCATGATGGTGTTCACGCTCAAAGGATTTCTGAGTCTGAATTGAGGAAATCATTAGATTAA
- a CDS encoding very short patch repair endonuclease gives MSRIRGEDTHPEMWLRKRLHALGFRYRLHDKRLPGKPDLVFPLFTYKSQAVIFVNGCFWHMHQCRFFQFPASSSTKGRGPEWWREKLIGNRQRDLENIEKCRELGRRVLVLWECALKGTEKLPESQVLKQITQWLESGSHYLEIPFPAN, from the coding sequence ATGTCACGCATTCGGGGTGAGGATACCCACCCCGAGATGTGGTTGAGGAAGCGACTCCATGCATTGGGGTTTCGCTATCGGCTGCACGACAAACGTTTACCGGGAAAACCGGATCTGGTTTTCCCCCTATTTACCTACAAAAGCCAAGCCGTGATCTTTGTAAACGGCTGCTTCTGGCATATGCACCAATGTCGCTTCTTTCAATTCCCTGCATCTTCCTCCACTAAAGGCCGTGGGCCAGAGTGGTGGCGGGAGAAGCTGATTGGCAATCGGCAGCGGGATCTTGAGAACATCGAAAAGTGCCGCGAGCTTGGGCGGCGGGTATTGGTGTTGTGGGAGTGTGCGCTCAAGGGGACAGAAAAGTTGCCCGAGTCTCAGGTGCTGAAGCAAATCACCCAGTGGCTTGAGTCCGGTAGCCACTATCTGGAAATCCCTTTTCCTGCCAATTAG
- a CDS encoding paraquat-inducible protein A, with product MTTQRKWPQLLLILIALALLIPGLSLPMLSLDGQADKSQFAQTTIELMTDDGEVRGILGSVSAFLGFNQLEGQVEIYQKSRSILGTISDLFDSGNLLVGILIGTFSVVIPTLKLLSQAVLLFVSGTLARGLKGFIDAIGKWSMADVFVVAIIVSYLAGNAKGQMGELIIMHAQFEPGFWYFTGYCLFAIASNVMMGRRLKAA from the coding sequence ATGACAACCCAACGTAAATGGCCGCAATTGCTGCTTATCCTCATCGCCCTGGCGCTGCTTATCCCCGGCCTGAGCCTGCCCATGTTGAGCCTCGACGGCCAGGCCGACAAATCCCAGTTTGCCCAAACCACCATAGAACTCATGACCGACGATGGCGAAGTGCGCGGCATTCTGGGCTCAGTATCGGCCTTTTTGGGCTTTAACCAGCTGGAGGGTCAGGTCGAGATTTACCAGAAAAGCCGCAGCATCTTAGGCACCATCAGCGACCTGTTTGACAGCGGCAACCTGCTGGTTGGCATACTCATAGGCACCTTTTCGGTGGTGATCCCTACCCTGAAACTATTATCCCAGGCCGTGCTGCTGTTTGTGTCAGGCACTCTCGCCCGGGGGCTTAAAGGCTTTATCGATGCCATCGGCAAGTGGAGCATGGCCGATGTGTTTGTGGTGGCCATTATCGTCAGCTACCTCGCCGGTAACGCCAAAGGGCAGATGGGCGAGCTCATCATCATGCACGCCCAGTTCGAACCCGGCTTCTGGTATTTCACAGGCTACTGCCTGTTCGCCATCGCCTCGAATGTGATGATGGGCCGAAGGCTAAAAGCGGCGTAA
- a CDS encoding response regulator yields MEKAKILVIDDDPVCIGVLLSLLAERYEVTAANSGTTALELLSVMRPNIVLLDITMPNINGYQVIRQLKSDTATADIPVIVISSLTEASDQEFAFKLGATDYLPKPIMPNAIYGLLDKYLSH; encoded by the coding sequence ATGGAAAAGGCAAAAATTCTGGTCATTGACGACGACCCTGTGTGTATTGGCGTGCTCCTGTCGCTGCTGGCGGAACGCTATGAGGTAACCGCGGCCAATTCAGGCACCACCGCACTCGAACTCTTGTCGGTAATGCGCCCCAATATTGTTCTGCTGGATATCACCATGCCCAACATCAACGGCTATCAGGTAATCCGCCAACTCAAGTCTGATACGGCAACCGCTGACATTCCTGTCATTGTGATAAGTTCACTGACAGAAGCCTCGGATCAGGAATTCGCTTTCAAGCTGGGAGCCACCGACTATCTGCCCAAACCCATCATGCCAAACGCCATTTACGGTTTACTGGACAAATACTTAAGCCACTAA
- a CDS encoding alanine/glycine:cation symporter family protein — protein MNEQTPFDFASLAAQFAAFAWGPHMLFLLVGGGLFFLIYSGLAPFRYLKHAIDIVRGKYPEADAAGNISHAGALSSAMAGTVGMGNIGGVALAIVAGGPGAIFWMWISALVGMATKFFTCTLAIMYRGTDETGRVRGGPMYIITHGLGQKWKPLAVFFCLVGLVGNFPLFNTNQLVQILKEYLFLSPGDTGVAVGSGEHFALELGMGLAIMTLVALVILGGIKRIAAVAIRVVPAMILLYVGCAFYVIFSHLGEVPMHLWRIVEDAFSVQSVAGGILGTMLTGVKRAAFSNEAGIGTEVMVHGNAKTSEPVKEGLVAMLGPAIDTLLVCTATALIILISGVWEQGGANGISLSSAAFAETIPGVGPYLLLICVCFFAITTIFTQAFYGSQCFAFLFGARRERWYLYLYLLAILFAATNSLTDIVNIIDGAYGLMAIPTMTAALLLAPRVRAAAKDYFRRLRSQGDEIVGSDDPVERR, from the coding sequence ATGAACGAACAAACGCCGTTTGATTTTGCTTCCTTAGCCGCCCAGTTTGCCGCCTTTGCCTGGGGGCCGCACATGCTGTTCCTACTGGTGGGTGGCGGGTTGTTTTTCCTGATTTATTCGGGTCTCGCGCCTTTTCGCTACCTTAAACACGCCATCGATATAGTGCGCGGTAAGTATCCCGAGGCCGATGCCGCAGGCAATATCAGCCATGCCGGGGCCCTGTCGAGCGCCATGGCCGGCACCGTGGGCATGGGCAACATCGGCGGGGTGGCGCTGGCGATAGTGGCGGGCGGCCCCGGTGCCATTTTCTGGATGTGGATAAGCGCGCTGGTGGGTATGGCCACCAAGTTTTTTACCTGCACCCTGGCGATTATGTATCGCGGCACAGATGAAACCGGCCGGGTGCGCGGCGGCCCCATGTACATCATCACCCATGGGCTTGGACAAAAATGGAAGCCGCTGGCGGTGTTCTTTTGTTTGGTGGGGCTGGTGGGTAACTTCCCGCTGTTCAACACCAATCAGCTGGTACAAATCCTCAAGGAATATCTGTTTCTCTCCCCCGGCGACACGGGCGTTGCCGTGGGCAGTGGCGAGCATTTTGCCCTGGAGCTGGGGATGGGTCTCGCCATCATGACCCTGGTGGCACTGGTGATTTTGGGGGGGATCAAGCGCATTGCCGCCGTGGCGATTCGGGTGGTACCGGCGATGATCCTGCTGTACGTGGGCTGCGCCTTCTATGTGATTTTCAGCCATCTCGGCGAAGTGCCAATGCACCTGTGGCGCATTGTGGAAGATGCCTTTTCGGTGCAGTCGGTGGCGGGCGGGATTTTGGGCACCATGCTCACCGGCGTTAAGCGGGCGGCCTTTTCCAACGAGGCAGGCATTGGCACCGAGGTGATGGTGCATGGCAATGCCAAAACCTCAGAGCCGGTGAAAGAAGGGCTGGTGGCCATGCTCGGCCCCGCCATCGATACTCTGTTGGTGTGTACGGCAACGGCGCTGATTATTCTGATTTCCGGCGTGTGGGAGCAGGGCGGTGCCAACGGCATCAGCCTTTCCAGCGCCGCCTTTGCCGAAACCATTCCCGGTGTTGGCCCTTATCTGCTGCTGATTTGCGTGTGCTTTTTTGCCATTACCACCATCTTCACCCAGGCCTTTTACGGCAGTCAGTGCTTTGCCTTCCTCTTTGGTGCAAGGCGCGAGCGCTGGTATTTGTATTTGTATTTACTGGCGATTTTGTTCGCCGCCACCAATAGCCTCACCGACATAGTCAATATCATCGATGGTGCCTACGGCCTGATGGCCATTCCCACCATGACGGCGGCACTGCTGCTTGCCCCTCGGGTGCGGGCCGCAGCCAAAGATTACTTCCGCCGCCTGCGATCGCAGGGGGATGAAATAGTCGGCAGTGACGACCCGGTGGAAAGGCGTTAA